Part of the Miscanthus floridulus cultivar M001 unplaced genomic scaffold, ASM1932011v1 os_2044_1, whole genome shotgun sequence genome, ATCGCCCCGCTCTTTCATTCAGGCAGGCCAGTGCTCCCAAGGTATAAGTAGGTAACCATGGTCCATGGATGCAACTGCATGAAATACTGCTGTGTGTTACTAGATCCCAGTTGGTCACAGGAGTTCCATTCCATCTACACTACACCTACCAGTGTCTACAGCTCATCATTACAAGGAGATCAGAGGATCGTTAGCGTGATAGATAGATGGGGCAAAACGACTACCTGTCCCTGTGCCTCGCGGCGCTGGTCGCGTCGTGCCAGCAAGCCGGCGCCGACAACGACGCGCCACCGTTACTCGCGAGGGCGGCGGCGTCCGAGCTCCCGCTCCAGTTCCGCTGCCCAGTCTGCAGCAAGGCGTTCGCGTCGTACCAAGCGCTCGGCGGCCACAAGGCGAGCCACCGCAAGCCTGCGGCGGCAGCACGCGATGGGAGGgcgccatcgtcgtcgtcatcccaGCATCAGAAGGGAGCCGCGGAGGCGTCGTCATCGTCCGGGAGCGCCGGCGCCGGGCGGCACGTCTGCACGGTGTGCCACAGGTACTTCGCCACAGGGCAGGCGCTCGGCGGGCACAAGAGGTTCCACTACCTGCACGGCCCGTCGGTGCCGGCCTCGCTGCCGCCCAGCACTGAAGGCGCGGGCGCGGGCTGGCTTGACCTCAACCTGACGACCCTTGTGCCGGACGTTTCATTCGACGGCGTCAGACGACGGGGCGAGGATGAGGAGGTTCAGAGCCCCTTGCCTTTGCCGGCCAAGAAGCATCGGGCGTCAAATTCTGCGTGAACTAACTGaaaagccatgcaagcatacaGTCGTGAGACGAAACAATGACAGTTGAGTAGTGGCTAAATCGAATAAAGATGGTTTGGATAAAAAGTTCACAGATGCATTGCATATGTACCCTGCAGACTTTCCCTAGGGCTTTGGATAGGGGACAAGATAATGAATGTATATAGCTTTGTATTTGTACAACTTATTGGTGGCCAACAGACATTTGACACGCATCTTACCGAACATGGTGGTTTCATTGTTCATAAATATTTTGCCTCCGGATAAATATTTGTGCAAATACTAAGATATTTTTACCAGTTCTACCTTAAAAGTGTAAATTTAACCAAGgacttagggcttgtttggttacTACACCGTCCTCCTAAAATTTCTATCACATTGAATatttgacacatgcatagagtattaaatatagactaattacgaaactaattgcataacttacgactaatttacgagacgaatcttttaaacctaattagtccatgatttgataatatggtgctacagtaaacatgtgctgataatagattaattaggcttaaaaaagtCATCTCGGAAATTAgcatccatctatgtaattgattttataattaatctatatttaatactctttattaacatctaaatattcgatgtaacataaattttagaagcgactaaaCAACCAAACACTcctcgcatatatatatatatatatatatatatatatatatatatatatatatatatatgaagggcGATTGCCTTCATTCATCTCTCACTTTTCTCCGTCCCACAGTACATGTCGTCccatttgaaaaaaaatataaaaaaagccAGACGTTTTAGCTTCTGTTGCTCTTATAGCAGAGTACAGCACCAGTCATCCATCACATCCTGTCGTTCACTATGAATAAAAAATGAAGAAAAATGATACTCCCTCGGTCCCGATTTAATTGTCGTTTTtggttttcgtgccacaagtttgattcgatttgt contains:
- the LOC136534550 gene encoding zinc finger protein 36-like, which gives rise to MGQNDYLSLCLAALVASCQQAGADNDAPPLLARAAASELPLQFRCPVCSKAFASYQALGGHKASHRKPAAAARDGRAPSSSSSQHQKGAAEASSSSGSAGAGRHVCTVCHRYFATGQALGGHKRFHYLHGPSVPASLPPSTEGAGAGWLDLNLTTLVPDVSFDGVRRRGEDEEVQSPLPLPAKKHRASNSA